The window GGGTACGACTGCATCTCCACAGGCACCCAGTCCTCGCCTCCCAGCTGGATGATTGTCACGGACCCTAACGTGGCCTTCGACAGCGGTGGGCGAGCGTATCAGACGACGCTGCCGGCCAACGCGTGGTGGGTCAACCTGCACCCCGATGCGGCCATCGGTGTGTCCTACAGCGACGACCTGGGTCGCACCTGGGTTCAGGGCAACGGCGGTCGCTACCTGGATCGCGTCCCCAACCAGTCTTCCCTGACCTTCGGGGGCGTCGAGGACAAGCAGTGGGTCGCTGTGAACAACATCCCCGGCCATCCATTTCAGGACCACGTGTACGCGTTCTGGGCAGTGTTCAACGGCTTCACGGTGGAGATCCGTTACGCTATCTCCCGGGACCGGGGGGCGTCCTTCACGGCCCCGCGAAAGCTGACCGTGCCCGCCGACCAGAGCGGTCCCGCCAACACGTACGTGTACCCGGCTGTCGACGCCGCCGGCACCCTGTACGTTGCCTTCGCCTCTTTTCCCCCGTGTTGCGTGACCCCGGCCACCCTGTACGTGACGCATTCCGACGACGATGGCGAGACCTGGAGCCCGTTCGTCAAGGTGGCGACGGTGGACGTGGTACCCGAAGGGTTCCTCCCCAACACCACCTTCCGCGATGGTATTGTCGAGCACTTTGCCGCCAGCCCGGTATATCCGGGACACCTGTACCTGGTGTACGAAGGGTGGGATCGGACCAAGAAGCAGATGGATGTCTGGCTGACGTGGTCTGCGGACGGGGGACGGAGCTGGTCATCCCCCCAGAAGGTCAACGACAACAACAACGAGCCTACCGACCAGTTCCAGCCCTCGGTGGCTGCCGGCCCGGGCGGTCTGGTGGCGGTGGCGTTCTACGACCGGCGACGGGCGTGCCCGGAGGACCCCAGCGTGGCCCATCCCGGGGCGGAGAACTTCTGCATCGACGTCTCGCTGCAGGCGTACCGGGACACGGGAGGGAGACTGGCGGCCCTGGGTCCCAACGTCCGTGTCTCCCAGCACGCCTGGGATCCCGAACAGCCGGTCCAGAGGGTCGGAGGCGTGTCCCAGTATCCCTGCGCAGGCCACCAGGACCCCTGCCCGAAGGGCCGCGGCTTCATCGGCGACTACTTCGGCCTTGCCATCTCGGCCCGGAACATATACGCCCTGTTTGTCTCCACCCACTACCCCTCGGATGTCACGGCCGACGACGGGGGCCCTGTGTACTACCAGCAGCAGGTCCTCGCGACGGTTCCCCGCTCGGCGGTCGAGCGCGGGCGCTGATCGGCGGTCGCCGGGGGAGCGCCGACGCGCCGGCGGAGACGCTTCCGGTGCCCCGACGACGGGTGTCTGGTCGCCGTGGGCCTGAGGGCTATGCCATGACCTGACCGGCAGTCATGCCGGCGGGGTGGGGCGGCCTGCACTGCTCCCCGTCCCCGCCTCCACGGGGGCTGGCA is drawn from Armatimonadota bacterium and contains these coding sequences:
- a CDS encoding sialidase family protein is translated as MRGAAAAVAVSVVAFLALGSPVAVRSAADGWSARVPFTNVVASRPIEGGGYPVPPGATAPLPGTCRSGWYNSNRSESWVAVQPGTENLVGTSKIFFETFSTFYIFHLGAYTVRNGTPVAHTQVQGYDCISTGTQSSPPSWMIVTDPNVAFDSGGRAYQTTLPANAWWVNLHPDAAIGVSYSDDLGRTWVQGNGGRYLDRVPNQSSLTFGGVEDKQWVAVNNIPGHPFQDHVYAFWAVFNGFTVEIRYAISRDRGASFTAPRKLTVPADQSGPANTYVYPAVDAAGTLYVAFASFPPCCVTPATLYVTHSDDDGETWSPFVKVATVDVVPEGFLPNTTFRDGIVEHFAASPVYPGHLYLVYEGWDRTKKQMDVWLTWSADGGRSWSSPQKVNDNNNEPTDQFQPSVAAGPGGLVAVAFYDRRRACPEDPSVAHPGAENFCIDVSLQAYRDTGGRLAALGPNVRVSQHAWDPEQPVQRVGGVSQYPCAGHQDPCPKGRGFIGDYFGLAISARNIYALFVSTHYPSDVTADDGGPVYYQQQVLATVPRSAVERGR